The DNA segment GCTCTTCCTGAAAATCCTCGACGATGCGGAGGAGCTTCTGAACCTGGAGATGATATACTTCGGGGGAATCGGAGAGCCGACGGTTCACCCGAGGTTCATGGAAATGGTAAGGGAAGTCAAGAGGCGTGGTTTTGCTCTCGGAATAAGCACCAACGGGTTCCTTCTGACGGATGAGAGAATAAGGGAGCTTGTGGAGCTCGGCGTCGACCTCATGTACTTCTCGGTCGATTCGGTTCCAACCCAGCCGGTCGATATCGGCCACATAAAGCCGGACTATACGGGGTCAAGGATACGGAAGATACAGGAGGTAAAAAAGGAACTCGGCAGGGACGTGCCTCACATAGGTGTGGAAGTCGTTGTCACGAAGGAAAACTACAGCGAGCTGGTTGATGTCGCACACTACGTAGGCTCTCTCGGTGCCGACACGCTTCTTATCTCAAACCTCCTGCCAATAACCAAAGAGCACGCCAAAATGATAGTCTACGACGGTTCCGTGGATATGACGCCGATCGTGAACAAACTCCAGTCGATATACCACGGCTACCTCCACAGGATAGCGGAGTTCTCCCTGAGAACAGAGAGGCACTGCAAGTTCATAGAGAAGAAAGTTGCGGTGATCAGGTGGGACGGGGAAGTTGCACCCTGCTACCGCTTCCTCCACACGTACCCCGAGATAGTCTTCGGCAGGGAAAAGAAGGTTCACGCTTACTCCTTCGGCAACGTTAGAGAGAAAAGCCTGGCGCAGATATGGACGAGCAGAGATTATTCATGGTTCCGCTTTACTGTTCAGAACGCCCTGTACCCAAGCTGCACCGACTGTCCGCTGAACGAATCGTGTTCCTTCGTACAGGACACTGAATCGGACTGCTGGGGGAACACTCCAAGCTGTGCGGACTGCCTCTGGGCGAGGCGCATAGTGCTCTGCCCGATACCGGAGAAGGGCATGAAAGGATTTTGGTGAATTTAAATTCATATCTTTTGTTAAGGTTAATGTGTTTATATCGACCGCGAATTTTTAAGTTCGAAAATGACCGCATCTACGTTTGTTAAACTAATGTGCTTATCATAACATCAATGTTTCGTTTTTTTGCTTTCGTCAAATTTATTAGCATCAATGTACAAAAATGATTCCGAAAACTACTGGAGGCATCGAAACATGTTCGCGTATTGGGGGAGGATTTTAAGGGTTAACCTTAGCACAGGCAAGATAAGCGAAGAGAAGTTCGATGAGGACTTCGCCAAGAAGTGGCTGGGAACCAGGGGATTTGGTATCTATTATCTCCTGAAGGAGATGGACGCAACCGTTGACCCCTTCAGCCCGGAGAACAAGCTGATATTCGCCCCCGGCCCACTGACCGGAACAACCGCCCCTACCGGCGGCAGATACATGGTGATCACCAAGAGCCCGCTGACGGGCTATATCGCGATGGCCAACTCGGGCGGTTTCTTCGGTGCAGAGCTGAAGTTCGCAGGCTGGGACGCCATAGTGGTTGAGGGCAAAGCGGATCATCCAGTTTACCTCTACATCAACGACGACCAGGTCGAGATAAGGGACGCGGGCCACATATGGGGTAAGGTCGTCAGTGAGACGGAGGAGACCCTCAAGGAAGAAGTCGGAGACAGCAAGGTTCACATAGCCTCCATCGGTCCGGCGGGAGAGAACCTTTCGAGAATAGCCGCGGTCATGAACGACGAGCACCGCGCCGCTGGAAGGGGCGGCGTTGGAGCGGTCATGGGGAGCAAGAAGCTCAAAGCCATAGTTGTTAGGGGCCACAAGCGCGTTGAAGTCGCTGACAGGGCAAAGTTCACCTCCGTTGTTAAGGAGAAGATTGAAAAGCTCAAGAACGATCCCGTCGCGGGAGGCGGACTTCCCAAGTTCGGTACGGCCGTTCTCGTCAACATAATCAACCAGAACGGCCTGTATCCAACCAGGAACTTCCAGGACAGCCAGTTTGAGTACGCGGAGGAGCAGAGCGGTGAGGCAATGGCCGCGAAGTACCTGATAAGGAACAAGCCGTGCTATGCCTGTCCGATTGGCTGTGGAAGGGTAAACAAGCTCCCGACCCTTGGAGTCACTGAAGGACCGGAGTACGAGAGCACGTGGGCTTTAGGTGCCCACCTCGGTATAAACGACCTGGCCAGCATCATAGAGGCCAATCACCTCGCGGACGAGTACGGATTCGACACCATAAGCCTCGGTGGAACTTTGGCTACTGCCATGGAGCTCTACGAGAAGGGCCTGCTGAAGCAGGAAGACCTCGGCGAAGATGCTCCTCCGTTCAGATGGGGCAACACTGAGGTTCTCCACTACTACATCGAGAAGATGGCCTACAGGAAGGGCTTTGGAGACGTTCTCGCCGAAGGTGGCTACCGCCTGGCCGAGAGGTACAACGGCGTCGAATACTTTATGGGCGTCAAGAAACAGGAGCTCCCGGCATATGACCCGAGGGGAGCTGAGGGCCACGGCCTCGGTTACGCCACCAACAACCGTGGCGGCTGTCACATCAAGCAGTACATGATAAGTCCGGAGATACTCGGTTATCCGTACAAGATGGATCCGCACGATATCAGCGACGAGAAGGTCAAGATGGTCATACTCTTCCAGGATCTTACGGCTCTAATTGACGCCGCTGGACTCTGTGTCTTCACGACCTTCGGTCTTGGAGCCGATGACTACCGCGACATGCTCAACGCGGCCATTGGATGGGATTTAACCACCGAAGAGTACCTCAAGATAGGAGAAAGGATATGGAACGCTGAGAGGCTCTTCAGCCTCCGCGCCGGACTCGACCCACTCAAAGAAGACACACTTCCTAAGAGACTCCTGGAAGAGCCTGTCAGGCAGGGCCCCAACAAGGGACACGTTGTCCGGCTGAAGGAGATGCTCCCGCGCTACTACTCTCTCAGAGGCTGGACTGAGGACGGGAGGATCCCAGAGGAGAAGCTGGGGGAGCTTGACTTAAGGGAGTTCTAACTCCTTTACCCTTCGTTACATTTTTTCCATTATACTTGACGACCGGAGCGTACACTTATTGTTCCCCCTGGCATTTCTCAGATAACCGCATCACCAGGAACTACACCACTTGTCATGATTTTTGGTGCAAAAAACTATTATTATTGTCTCATAAAGATGTACATTGTTACAGTGTACATCAATGAAAGAAATACCGTTGCGTAAAGTTTTTAACGTATCGAACATCAATACCCCGATGTCCCGATATGGGACGTGCTGCACAGGAGGGTACTACAATGAAGAGATTGGGTGTAGTAGTGTTGGTACTGGTGCTCGTGGGCCTTTTAGCTGGGACAGCCACTGCGGCACCTGTAAAATCCGCCCCCAGGAACACAAGCATCCAGCAGAAGAACTACGGATTGCTGACGCCGGGGCTGTTTAAGAAAGTCCAGGGCATGAACTGGAACCAGGAAATCAGCACGGTTATAATGTTCGGAAGCTACCAGGACAGGGACAAGGCCCTGAGGATACTGAAGACCATGGGCGCTCAGGTCAAATACTCTTACAAGATAATCCCCGCAGTTGCCGTTAAAATAAAAGTTAGGGACCTTCTGCTGATTGCAGGTATGATCGACACCGGCTTCTTCGGCAACACCAGGGTCTCCGGAATCAAGTTCATCCAGGAGGACTACAAGGTTCAGGTTTCCGATGCTACTTCTGTCTCCCAGATAGGGGCTGACACCGTCTGGAACTCCCTCGGCTATGACGGAACGGGAATAGTTGTTGCGGTGGTTGATACCGGTATAGACGCGAACCACCCCGACCTCCAGGGTAAGGTCATTGGATGGTACGACGCCGTTAACGGCAAGACAACACCCTACGATGACCAGGGACACGGAACCCACGTTGCAGGCATAGTTGCCGGGACCGGTGCTGTCAACTCGCAGTACATCGGTGTCGCTCCCGGGGCTAAGCTCGTCGGTGTTAAAGTTCTCGACTCCACTGGTTCCGGAAGCATCTCCACAATTATCGCAGGCGTTGACTGGGTCGTCCAGAACAAGGACAAGTACGGAATAAAGGTCATCAACCTCTCCCTCGGCTCAAGCCAGAGCTCCGACGGAACCGACTCCCTCAGCCAGGCGGTGAACAACGCCTGGGCGGCTGGATTGGTCGTCTGTGTTGCAGCAGGAAACAGCGGGCCGAACACCTACACCGTCGGCTCCCCCGCTGCCGCAAGCAAGGTCATAACCGTTGGAGCCGTCGACAGCACCGACACCATAGCCAGCTTCTCCAGCAGGGGGCCGACCGCCGACGGAAGGCTCAAGCCGGAAGTCGTTGCCCCGGGTGTTGACATCATCGCCCCGAGGGCCAGCGGAACCAGCATGGGCACCCCGATAGACAACTACTACACCAAGGCCTCAGGAACCAGCATGGCCACCCCGCACGTTGCCGGTGTTGCCGCACTCATCCTCCAGGCCCACCCGACCTGGACTCCGGACAAGATAAAGACCGCCCTCATCGAGACGGCCGACATAGTCGCCCCGACCGAGATAGCGGACATCGCCTACGGTGCCGGTAGGGTCAACGTCTACAAGGCCATAAACTACGACAACTACGCCAAGCTCGTCTTCACAGGCTCAGTTGCGGACAAGGGTAGCGCCACCCACTCCTTCGACATCAGCGGTGCCACCTTTGTCACGGCTACCCTCTACTGGGACAACAGCGCCAGCGACATAGACCTCTACCTCTACGACCCGAACGGAAACCAGGTCGACTACTCCTACACCCAGTACTACGGCTTCGAAAAGGTCGGCTACTACAACCCGGCTGCGGGAACCTGGACGGTCAAGGTCGTCAGCTACAGCGGCGCTGCCAACTACCAGGTTGACGTCGTCAGCGATGGAACCCTCAGCCAGTCCACCGGAACCACGCCAGCTCCGAGCCCGACCCCAACGCCGACCACCGACAGCCAGACCTTCACCGGTTCCGTCCACGACTTCTGGGACACACGCGACAGCTTCACCATGACCGTCAACAGCGGCGCCACCAAGATAACCGGTGACCTGACCTTTGACACCAGCCTCCACGATCTCGACCTCTACCTCTACGATCCCAACGGAAACCTCGTGGACCGGTCCACAACAAGCACCAGCGTTGAGCACGTTGAGGCTCTTAATCCAGTTGCAGGCGCATGGAAGTTCACTGTCTACGCATACAACACATTTGGCTGGGCCAGCTACCAGCTTAAGGTAGTCGTCTACTACGGCTGAAGGTTTTTAACACCCCTTTTCTTTTCCCTTTGAGGTGGTCGGAATGAAGCGGATTCTTGGGGTAGCCCTTGTCCTCATGATCATCGGATTATCCCTTCCGCAGGGGAGCGCTAAAATCGAGCCTTACGTTTACAAACCAACCGTTCCCGAAACCGCCTTTGCGGTTCTTGCCCTTTACCAAACCGGGGACTATGGTAGGGTTCTCGAAGGATGCGAATGGCTCCTCACCATGAGGACGCCCTTTGATTCATGGGGGATTGCCTACGGGGAAGAGCACATGGCAAAGTACACGGCAATGGCGATGCTCGCCCTTATGCGCGGTGAAAACATCGCCCGCGGGCGTTACCACGATGTCCTGAACAGCGCCGCCTACTGGCTGATATACAAGCAGAACCCCGACGGATCATGGGAGGACTACACCGGGACAGCGCTCGCTTTAATCGCCCTCAGGGAATTTCTGAACGGATACATCAACGAAAACCTCACCGGCTTCGAAAAGCAGGTGAAAGAGGCCATAAACCGGGCCGAAGGCTGGCTGATGGGGGCCGAACCGAAGACCGATACAGAGCGGATATTTGGCTACCTGGCCCTCGGGAGGAAGGAGGAGCTCGAAAAGATGGACTTCAGAGGCGACCTGAAAGCCTACCGCGCCTTTGCCCTCGCGTATCTCGGAGAAAAGGTTGATCTCCATGATGATTTTGAGTCCACCGTGGCCATAGCCATGGCACTCTATGCGACGGGAGATGAGAAATACAGGCAAGAACTGCTCGAAAAGGAACACTTCGGGTTCTGGGGCGTTCTCCACTACCGAGTCCTCGACCTGCTGAGCGCTTCCAAGGTGGGGGGCTTTGAAGACCTCAGAAGCATCGCGTGTCCGTATCTCGGGAAGATAACCCCCGGTGACGACTGGGAGAGGGTAATCCTGGCCGACTACTATCTGCTCTGCAACCTGACCCCCGAACTCCCCTCAAACTATTCGGGGCTGTTCCCGTGGCAAATTGCCGAAATTGCCCGGATAAAAGCCACCCTCGGCCAAAACTACTCGAACGAGGTGGAGTATCTTCTAAGCACTGCCAAAAACGGTGTCTGGAGGGACTTCTACAACACCGAGTACGTGGTATGGGTGCTCAGGGGGCTGAACGTCAGCCACGACTACGATGCCTCCCTCGGCTATCTCTCCAGCAACTTCACATGGATGCTCAAAACGAA comes from the Thermococcus thioreducens genome and includes:
- a CDS encoding S8 family serine peptidase, whose amino-acid sequence is MKRLGVVVLVLVLVGLLAGTATAAPVKSAPRNTSIQQKNYGLLTPGLFKKVQGMNWNQEISTVIMFGSYQDRDKALRILKTMGAQVKYSYKIIPAVAVKIKVRDLLLIAGMIDTGFFGNTRVSGIKFIQEDYKVQVSDATSVSQIGADTVWNSLGYDGTGIVVAVVDTGIDANHPDLQGKVIGWYDAVNGKTTPYDDQGHGTHVAGIVAGTGAVNSQYIGVAPGAKLVGVKVLDSTGSGSISTIIAGVDWVVQNKDKYGIKVINLSLGSSQSSDGTDSLSQAVNNAWAAGLVVCVAAGNSGPNTYTVGSPAAASKVITVGAVDSTDTIASFSSRGPTADGRLKPEVVAPGVDIIAPRASGTSMGTPIDNYYTKASGTSMATPHVAGVAALILQAHPTWTPDKIKTALIETADIVAPTEIADIAYGAGRVNVYKAINYDNYAKLVFTGSVADKGSATHSFDISGATFVTATLYWDNSASDIDLYLYDPNGNQVDYSYTQYYGFEKVGYYNPAAGTWTVKVVSYSGAANYQVDVVSDGTLSQSTGTTPAPSPTPTPTTDSQTFTGSVHDFWDTRDSFTMTVNSGATKITGDLTFDTSLHDLDLYLYDPNGNLVDRSTTSTSVEHVEALNPVAGAWKFTVYAYNTFGWASYQLKVVVYYG
- a CDS encoding prenyltransferase/squalene oxidase repeat-containing protein, producing MKRILGVALVLMIIGLSLPQGSAKIEPYVYKPTVPETAFAVLALYQTGDYGRVLEGCEWLLTMRTPFDSWGIAYGEEHMAKYTAMAMLALMRGENIARGRYHDVLNSAAYWLIYKQNPDGSWEDYTGTALALIALREFLNGYINENLTGFEKQVKEAINRAEGWLMGAEPKTDTERIFGYLALGRKEELEKMDFRGDLKAYRAFALAYLGEKVDLHDDFESTVAIAMALYATGDEKYRQELLEKEHFGFWGVLHYRVLDLLSASKVGGFEDLRSIACPYLGKITPGDDWERVILADYYLLCNLTPELPSNYSGLFPWQIAEIARIKATLGQNYSNEVEYLLSTAKNGVWRDFYNTEYVVWVLRGLNVSHDYDASLGYLSSNFTWMLKTKDPKTGNPVYYNVPTYYFAYALIVFREFGMEKELNETLNLLAERQYPNGAFPYTQGSVAGLTSTAKVLWALQEAGLTNTGTYTRGVSFLREILYADIPAPGTEDGTVRLTNATFLLVRDGSYIGNSTDTAETTGLDGYVVVYPSQNPLVIEAHAVKGFRAMEEAEGNGRTAYLYIGAGAALIVMAVLIARRKKRKEKGKRR
- a CDS encoding aldehyde ferredoxin oxidoreductase family protein, yielding MFAYWGRILRVNLSTGKISEEKFDEDFAKKWLGTRGFGIYYLLKEMDATVDPFSPENKLIFAPGPLTGTTAPTGGRYMVITKSPLTGYIAMANSGGFFGAELKFAGWDAIVVEGKADHPVYLYINDDQVEIRDAGHIWGKVVSETEETLKEEVGDSKVHIASIGPAGENLSRIAAVMNDEHRAAGRGGVGAVMGSKKLKAIVVRGHKRVEVADRAKFTSVVKEKIEKLKNDPVAGGGLPKFGTAVLVNIINQNGLYPTRNFQDSQFEYAEEQSGEAMAAKYLIRNKPCYACPIGCGRVNKLPTLGVTEGPEYESTWALGAHLGINDLASIIEANHLADEYGFDTISLGGTLATAMELYEKGLLKQEDLGEDAPPFRWGNTEVLHYYIEKMAYRKGFGDVLAEGGYRLAERYNGVEYFMGVKKQELPAYDPRGAEGHGLGYATNNRGGCHIKQYMISPEILGYPYKMDPHDISDEKVKMVILFQDLTALIDAAGLCVFTTFGLGADDYRDMLNAAIGWDLTTEEYLKIGERIWNAERLFSLRAGLDPLKEDTLPKRLLEEPVRQGPNKGHVVRLKEMLPRYYSLRGWTEDGRIPEEKLGELDLREF
- a CDS encoding tungsten cofactor oxidoreductase radical SAM maturase; this encodes MLEKDAHKFELNGAFVLIPKKPDLRYLYIEITNRCNLRCEMCFKQYWEDPEGDMDWELFLKILDDAEELLNLEMIYFGGIGEPTVHPRFMEMVREVKRRGFALGISTNGFLLTDERIRELVELGVDLMYFSVDSVPTQPVDIGHIKPDYTGSRIRKIQEVKKELGRDVPHIGVEVVVTKENYSELVDVAHYVGSLGADTLLISNLLPITKEHAKMIVYDGSVDMTPIVNKLQSIYHGYLHRIAEFSLRTERHCKFIEKKVAVIRWDGEVAPCYRFLHTYPEIVFGREKKVHAYSFGNVREKSLAQIWTSRDYSWFRFTVQNALYPSCTDCPLNESCSFVQDTESDCWGNTPSCADCLWARRIVLCPIPEKGMKGFW